DNA from Daphnia pulicaria isolate SC F1-1A chromosome 3, SC_F0-13Bv2, whole genome shotgun sequence:
GACTCATTCGTGTCGGCCTCCCACCTCGTGTGGCTCGTCTCGCGTGTAACTTTGCCGGTCCCCCACCTCGTGTGGCCCGTCTTGTGTTGAATCTGTCCGGTCTCCCACCTCGTGTTGCCCGTCCCGCGTGTTACTTTGTCGGCCAACGTTTGGCCCGTCATTATTAAATCATTTGTCCCACTCGTATTGAGTTCGTAGCTTTCTCGTGCAGCGTACAATCGCGTCGATTGCCTCACCTCGCACGCTGGTCTCGATAGTGTGCCGTGCTCATCACTCGAGCCACGCCCACGCAGTTTATTCAAGTTTATCCGCGTTCATCCATCAAAATGGCCAACAACATGTCCGAAGACGATGCAGAAACGCAAACCGACGACCCAGCAACACTCAAGGTACTTCGAGGTAACGCAAAACGGCGTTTCACGAATTTAGTAAAGCTTGTTCGAGATTTGATGGCCGACCGCGGCAGTCGTACATCAATAAGAAATAGGAGGGAAGATATCATCGGAGCCTTCCAAGAATGCAGCCACTTCAACAATTGCTATGTTGCAATCCGCCCCGACGACGGATCGAGCGCTGCCTGGATCAGTACGATCGAAACGGACCTCGACTTCTGGCTCGACACCATCAAAGAACACCTGTTCAGCAGAGTGGGAATCAATCAACCGCATTCGCCGTCGACCGTCGCTGCTAGCCTCCCGATGtcatctgctgctggccatccgGCCCATGTTCCAGTTACCACCACGATGTCATGTGCTGCTGGCCATCCGGCCTTGATTCCAGCTACCATCCCGACGtcatctgctgctggccatccgGCCTATGTTCCAGCTACCATCCTGACGTCATCTGCTGCTGTTCATCCGACATTTATTCCGGCTAGTTTTCCGACTCCGTCCGCTGCTAGCGTTCCGGCCTACGTTCCAGCTACCATCCCGATGtcatctgctgctggccatccgGCCTTTATTCCGGCTAGTCTGCCGACTCtatctgctgctggccatccgGCCTTTATTCCAGCTACCATCCCGACGTCATCTGCTGCTGTTCATCCGACATTTATTCCAGCTAGCCTTCCGACtccgtctgctgctggccatccgGCCCATGTTCCAGCTACCATCCCGacgtctgctgctggccatccgGCCTTGATTCCAGCTACCATCCCGACGtcatctgctgctggccatcggGCCTTTATTCCGGCTAGCTTTCCGACtccgtctgctgctggccatccgGCCTATGTTCCAGCTACCATCCCGACGtcatctgctgctggccaCCCGGCCTTTATTCCGGCTAGTTTTCCGACTCCGTCCGCTGCTAGCGTTCCGGCCTACGTTCCAGCTACCATCCCGATGtcatctgctgctggccatccgGCCTTTATTCCAGCTACCATCCCGACGTtatctgctgctggccatccgGCCTTTATTCCAGCTACCATCCCGACGtcatctgctgctggccgtccGGCCTTTTTTCCGGCTACCTTTCCGACTCCGTCTGCTGCTGGCTATCCGGCCCATGTTCCAGTTACCACCGCGacgtctgctgctggccatccgGCCTTTATTCCAGCTACCATCCCGACGTtatctgctgctggccatccgGCCTTCATTCCAGCTACCATCCCGACGtcatctgctgctggccgtccGGCCTTTGTTCCGGCTAGCTTTCCGACTCTGTCTGCTGCTAGCGTTCCGGCCTATGTTCCTGCCGGCCCGCCGACTTCATTCGTCGCTGGCCATTCAGCTCATTTCCCTGCCGGCCCACCGACTACATTCGCAGCCGGCCCACCGACTTCATTCGTCGCTGGCCATTCAGCTCATGTCCCTGCCGGCCCACCGACTACATTCGCAGCCGGCCCACCGACTTTATTCGCCGCTGGCTCTTCAACTCAAGTTCCTGCTGGCCCGCCGACTTCATTCGCCGTTGGCTACTCGACTCATGTTCCTGCCGGCCCACCGACTTCATTCACCGCCGGCCATTCAGCCTATGTACCTGTCGGCATTTCGCCTTCAGTTACAGCCGGCCATACGACTTCAGTCCCAGCCGGCCATTTAACGCTTGCTGCTCCTGTTGGCCTAACGCATCCGTTTGCTGCTCCTGTTGGCCTAACGCATCCGTTTGCTGCTCCTGTTGGCCTAACGCATTcgtctgctgctcctgctggccCAACACACTTGTTTGCTGCCTCTACTGGCCCAACACACTCGTTCGTCCTTGCTGGCCCAACACTTTcgtctgctgctcctgctggccCAACACACTCGTTCGCTCCAGCTGGCCCATTACACTCGTTCGCTCCAGCTGGCCCATTACACTCGTTCGTTCCAGCCGGACCAACACACTTGTTTGCCGCCTCTACTGGCCCAACACTTTcgtctgctgctcctgctggccCAACACACTCGTTCGCTCCAGCTGGCCCATCACACTCGTGCGCTCCAGCTGGCCCAACACTTCCGTCTGCTGCTCCTGCCGGCCCAACTTACTCGTTCGTTCCAGCCGGCCCAACACTTCcgtctgctgctcctgctggccCAACACACTCGTTCGTTCCAGCCGGCCCAACACACTTGTTTGCCGCCTCTACTGGCCCAACACTTTcgtctgctgctcctgctggccCAACACACTCGTTCGTTCCAGCCGGCCCAACACTTTcgtctgctgctcctgctgccccAACACACTCGTTCGTTCCAGCCGGCCCAACACACTTGTTTGCCGCCTCTACTGGCCCATCACATTcgtctgctgctcctgctggccCAACACACTCGTTCGTTCCAGCCGGCCCAACACACTTGTTTCCCGCCTTTACTGGCCCAACGCATCcgtctgctgctcctgctggccCATCACACTCGTTCGCTCCAGCTGGCCCATCACACTCGTTCGCTCCAGCTGGCCCATCACACTCGTTTGCTGTTCCTGTTGGCCCAATGCATCCGTCTGCTGCTCCTGTTGGCCCAACACACTCGCTCTCAGTTGCTGCCGGCCATTCGACCTTTGTCGCTGCTGGACCACCGAATTCTTCATTCTCTTCCGGCTACACGGCATTTGTCCCTATCGGTCTACCGACTTCGGTCGCTGCTGGCCACCCGACTTATTTCTCCGCCGGCCTAACAACCTCTGTTACTGCCAGCCATCCGGCTTATGTCGTGCCCAATGGCTTGGGCCCTCCTACGTCGGTTTCCTTTCTACTGCCGGCCCCCGTTCGTCCGCAACGACCGGCTACTCCGACTGACGTCGCGCCTATCATGCTGGGCCCTTCAACGTCGGATTCAACTTCACTGCCGGCCCCCGTTAACTCGCAGCGCCCGGCTACTCCGACTTACGTTGCGCCCACCATTCTGGGCCCTTCCACTTCGGATCAAACTTCACTGCCGGCCCTGGTTCATCCACAGCGACCGGCTATTCCGATCAACGTTGCGCCCAATGGTTTGGGTCCTCCCGCATCGGATTCTTCCCATCTGCCGGCTCCGATTCATCCGCAGCGCCCGGCTTTTCCGATTTATGTTGCGCCCACCGCTCTGGGCTCTTCCATGTCGGACCCCGTTCCACTGCCGGCTCCTGTTCATCCGCAATGCCCGGCTACTCCGACTGACGTCGCGCCTATCATTCTGGGCCCTTCAACGTCGGATTCAACTTCACTGCCGGCCCCCGTTCATTCGCAGCGCCCGGCTACTCCGACTGACGTTGCGCCCACCACTCTGGGCCCTCCCGCATCGGATTCTACTTTACCGCCGGCCCCCGTTCATTCGCAGCGCCCGGCTTTTCCGATCAATGTCACGCCCAATGGCTTGGGCCCTCCTACGTCAGATTCAACTTTATTGCCGGCTGCCTTTCATCCGCAACACCCGGCTAAATCGACTGCCTGCTATTCAGCTACCTCGACGCCTTTTTATCCGTCGTTCACGCAGTCAACTTTGCAGACGTCTCACATTGCGCCCGCCATCCTGGGCCCTTCCTGGTTTGCATCCGCCTTATTGCCGGCTGCCTTTCATCCGCAACACCCGGCTAAATCGACTGCCTGCTATCCCGCTACATCGACGCCTATTCATCCGTCGTTCACGCAGCCAACTTTGCAGACGAATCAAGTTGCGCCCGCCATCCTGGGCCCTTCAACGTTTGCTACAAATTTACTGTCGGCTCCTGCTCATCCGCAACACCCGACTTTCCCGATTGACGTCGTGTCCACAATTCTGGGCCCTTCCACGTCAGACCCTATTTCAACGCCGGCCCTGGTTCATCCGCAGCCCCCGGCTTCTCCGATTGATGTCGCGCTTAACACTTTGAGCCCTCCCACGTCGGATCCTTGTTTATTGCCGGCCATTGTTCATCCGCAACGCCCGGCTAAACCCAGAAAATTCTGGGTAAAATTTGATGTTGGAGCACTGTTACGTCTCCAAAAAGGACCAATGGTTATTGCCAGAATCAAAAAGGGATGTTCTTCAACCAAGAACATGTTCGCCCAGTCGACAAACACGCATCGCGAACCCCTTTGGCGACCTCCTGACGCGCTTCTGGCCAAAGAACCGCATCGTTTTCTCCCTTTGATTGGTCCACTCTATACCTGTTCACTATTGCTGTACCGTTCCCAAGCTGTGCATCGCttaatttatttgttaatttcCGATTGTTATGTCGGAAATGATGCCGGCTGTTCCCGCTCGCTCAGCTTGAATGATATTTGCAATTATTGAGTTTCGACCTCCCTTCCCTAGGTGTCGTATTGATTGAGTAGCTCCCCCCTACCCACCCTCCCTCTCGCTACGACAAGTAGCTTTAGGCCTAATAATGGCGACTTCCAGAGGGTGTGTAGACTGCTTCGGCAGACTGCTTAGGACTCCCGTTAGTGGACGACGATTCAAGCTACTCTCCCCGTTTTCTCTCGTGTTAAAGTGTTTATTTGTACCTTAACTTGTGTGCCGATTGATTTCTTTGagtgaaaataaattgttttgtatTCTGAAAGAGAAGTGCATATTCATCCTCTCGCGAGAATGAACAAGAATATTAAAGGAGTATAATTGCGGTAATACGTTTATCCAACTAAGTAAACTGTATCCACATTAGGGGAATCTTATTTACTAATCTTGGTGATTAGTAAAACCAGAAGTCACCACGATTTGGTGTGGAATTTATTACACtgcaaatttactttttctttagtaCAAGCTAAATTACTGTGTAAACTAAGTTAAATCTCTTTCTGGAGTGTTACTCTTGGCCAGCGCTCATCATCaagtataggcctatataatcCACTTACAGCACTGGATGTTAATTTATTTGTGTAAGCTTATTTTATccatctttctcttttgtgcaGGTTTGAGGTTTTGGCCATCATAGAAAACAACAAGCAAATTTAACTTGCACATATCGGCTGTCATCATTGTCAGCAGTCTCAGTTTTATCCATTTGGTatgtaatttaataatttaaccGATTTAAATTGCACATGATTAATCATGCTGTTAACATTTTCTATATTTGTAGTCTACCTTGAGAGGCGAGGCTATTATATCTTTGGGTTAGTCGTTAGGTCATGATATTTAGTGGCCGTACGTAGTAGCTAGTTTTACCGGTTTGTTTAACaagtaaattttcaaatcaatggAGTCGCCGCTATTTCCTCAATGTTATTATAGTAATAGTCTTCTTAACCGTTCCTGCAATTTATGTGGAACTTCACCAGGAAATTTAAATGGATATCTCTTGGTTCCCGATTTCGCATGGAGTTGGATGCGGTTGAATGTACCATGGAACATCCCACTAATATTGCATGAAAGGAAAGTTATTAAACTGGTTTCGTTGCTAACCTGTTTTTGTTgctgaatttgattttaaacttcATATCTTTTTCCTGTCTTACTGGCCATTTCTAGGTGTGGTCAGaatcaaaggcaaaaaaagggggaaacgcTGATACCGTTGATGGCCAATTGGCCATTCTGTCGTCCAACGGATGGCTATAAAGTGGCCGAATGACAACCCAACCTGACGACTTCCTCTCCAGACTCGCACTGACGAACTGGACACCATGAAGAGCACTGTGAGTATAATTGTAATAAGTAAATTAATTCTCTTAAacttaaactgatttttcaattttgtggCTTTTTAGATTACAtgtattttggttttattggCTGTGGCCTGCACTCGAGCTAGAAATGTTATTAATCCAGCCAGTCAACCCGATATTTCGTCACCTTCGTTTCCCAGTGGACAGTGGAACACACAGGACGAAATTGGCCAGGCCAGTTTCGGCTATTCCTACCCCGGCCATCAGGCTGCCAGTAACGTTCGTGATTCTGCTGGTAACATGGCCGGTTCTTGGGCTTATGTCAACCCAGAAGGGAAATTGGTCAACGTCTCCTACACCGCCGATGAACGAGGTTTCCGCGTCTCCTCCAATGTtttgccagcagcagccgctccTGTGGCCGATTTGGCAGTAGAACCAGTTGTGACCGGCCGCAATCCTACCAAGGCTGCCTCCGTTCCAGTTGATTCCATTGTCAATGACGGTGATTGCATTGGCAACCGTCCAGCCCGCTCGAAAAGGCAAACTGGTGATGAAACGAACTTAGGAAATAGAAATCCTATTGCCAGTAAACTTGaagaatttaattattcaaacaaCAAGTATACGGAAGAAACGGGCCGGAACCAATACCCTTTCATGGTAAGTGATGGATAACTTAATTTATTGAGAACGCGTACGACAAAGCAGATTTACATTCGTTGCATATTCTTACAGGCAGCGTTGCTGAAATACGACGAGGCGTCACGGCGATACAAGTTGGCCTGCGGTGGATCGTTGATTAGCGCCACTAAAATCCTGACCGCTGCCCATTGCGTCATTCAAAACGAAACGTAAGTCAAaatgcaaaattaaaatttgaatcgaaATTTCTGTCTAGTATTCACCTCTAATAATTGTGTACACAGAATTCCAGCGTTTGACAAATTGCTGGTCAAACTGGGCGTGcactttttgaacgaaacagcgGACGATGCCGAAGTCACAAGCCGAATCAATCATGATAGACATTCACGAAAACTACGACCAACTAACGAAGGTAGAAACACTATTCAATCACACTATTTGTAATAATGATTTCTGATGGAGATGTTGATTTTTGATACAGATCAACGACATCGCCATTGTGACGCTCGACTCGCCCGTGAAATTCACCGACAAAATTTCGACCGTCTGCCTGCCGCAAAAGTGCCATCAAGGCGCTCATACCAACGGCTACGCCCGGGCCCTTGGATGGGGAAACGCCAAGGAAGGTGAAAGAAACTCGGATGTCCTCCGCCACACGACCACCGAGTTTATGAGCCAAGAGTCTTGTATTGAAAGAATCAACACTGGCAGCAGGCAAATTCAATTAGCCGACCAAATGATTTGCGCCCTTCCGGCTGATGAACTTTGTcaggtaaataataaatatactttcggcgataataataatcagctcgtttatttttatttaaatttacataATTCATAATTCTTTGTTGGGCCGTGCTAGAATTACGATGGTGGTCCGATGATTCTACAAAGGCCCGTTAGCAGAAATGAAGAGTGTCCCTGGCTGCAATTTGGCATCATTAGTTCCACAAGTGGTAATACTCAGATTAAATTGGGCGGCTCGCTTAAATATTTTGGAAACGTCATtcgaatttcttttccatgatACAACAGGATGCTATGGAAACCGTGAGCCGGATGTTTACACCAGATTGACGTCATTCTGGACCTGGATCGATGATAAGGTGAATCCGTAGTAAAAAAcggaaattggaaaaattatgtcgtgtgtttttttatgttttttattagTTGGATGGCTGAAGAAAAAACTTGCGAAAAACTTGTTCATTTTGGTTTGCAACAGAATACAATTAATTTGCCCAAAATTCAGCTACTACTTatattttcatatttcaaagatctttcaaaaattcttttatattagaaaaaaagagagataaTTAATCAGCTCATTTGTTGGTATACAACAAAACTGAAAACTCTTTCTCAAACAGTTTAGGTATTTGCAAGACTATTTATAAACTGAAATATATTACCCTTGCGATGAAGGGTGGGAGTTTGTCAGGGCGTGGttattttctcaatttcacgGGATAAAATATCTTGAGGCAACTGTTTG
Protein-coding regions in this window:
- the LOC124328546 gene encoding uncharacterized protein LOC124328546 isoform X2 gives rise to the protein MKSTEITCILVLLAVACTRARNVINPASQPDISSPSFPSGQWNTQDEIGQASFGYSYPGHQAASNVRDSAGNMAGSWAYVNPEGKLVNVSYTADERGFRVSSNVLPAAAAPVADLAVEPVVTGRNPTKAASVPVDSIVNDGDCIGNRPARSKRQTGDETNLGNRNPIASKLEEFNYSNNKYTEETGRNQYPFMAALLKYDEASRRYKLACGGSLISATKILTAAHCVIQNETIPAFDKLLVKLGVHFLNETADDAEVTSRINHDRHSRKLRPTNEDQRHRHCDARLAREIHRQNFDRLPAAKVPSRRSYQRLRPGPWMGKRQGR
- the LOC124328546 gene encoding uncharacterized protein LOC124328546 isoform X1; its protein translation is MKSTITCILVLLAVACTRARNVINPASQPDISSPSFPSGQWNTQDEIGQASFGYSYPGHQAASNVRDSAGNMAGSWAYVNPEGKLVNVSYTADERGFRVSSNVLPAAAAPVADLAVEPVVTGRNPTKAASVPVDSIVNDGDCIGNRPARSKRQTGDETNLGNRNPIASKLEEFNYSNNKYTEETGRNQYPFMAALLKYDEASRRYKLACGGSLISATKILTAAHCVIQNETIPAFDKLLVKLGVHFLNETADDAEVTSRINHDRHSRKLRPTNEVQRHRHSDAPIARRIHQQSFDRLRAESVPPRRLFRLRADFGMGKRQGRLKKLGCPPPNDR